A segment of the Nostoc sp. TCL26-01 genome:
AAAAATCCTCTGTACCTACTTTACATCCGACTTGTGTATACACGGTAGCCTCACAGGATCAGGAGGGAGGGAAGACGAGGGTAGTTTCAAACCTTTAGTAGATGCTGGTTTTTTTAGCTCGTCAATTACAGCAAAACGAATATCTCGCTTTTCGGCAATTAATTTGATACCTGATTGTTGTAGATTTAAAAAGTCTAATCCTTTCTCTTTACCACTAACTAAGAAATCACTAGTAGCCACTTTGTAAGTTTTTTGTGGGTCGAGAGGTTGGTTGTTAATTAACCAATTGCCGGAATTTGCTTCTAAACTAACTTTGGCTGTTTGCAGATAGCCACCACTACCCCGATTAACTTGACCTTGGTCTAATACTCGTTTTAACAATGCGCCATTGATTTCTACTGCCACAACTTTACCACCAAAGGGCAGAATCCGAATCACATCATACTGAGTAATTGGCCCTGGTGGAATTACATCATCGACGCGAATAGAACCACCATTAAATACAGCTAAATCCGCTTCTGGTACTTCCTCTAACATAGCTGTCGCAATTAAATCAGTCAGTTTGGTTGATTTGTTGCGGACACTAGATTCTAAACCATCTAGGGAGAAGGAAATTTTGGTAATTTCTTGGTTGGGTTCAAAACCATTGGCACGAAATGCTTGATATCCTCGTTCTAACCATTCCTTAACTATGGTTGCTGTTTTTGGTTCTTCGGGGATTTTATCGGTGACGGGTATAAGACGAGAATTAATTTGCAACTGACGCTTTGTTGTGTCGTAGCTTAATTGATGGACGTATACTGTACGCGCATTGGCATCTGCTTTAAAAATGGGTGTAAAGTCTCGGCCCCGCCATTGTTGGATATTTTCATGTTCGTGACCTCCGAGAATGATATCAATTTCGGGGACAGTTTCGGCTAATCTGTGATCATCGGCAATTGTCAGATGAGAAATAGCTACGATGATATCCACCTTGCCCTGCAATGCTTGCACCTGCTGTTGGACTGTGGTGATGGGGTCAGTGTAACTGACATATTTAGGTTTATTACTATCCAAGGTCACGCCAATTAAGCCAATTTTGACTACAGTACCGCGATCGCCTTTGACATTAAATATAATGTTTCGGGGAACACTTTTGAATGGTTGCCCTTGACTATCCGATACATTACTGGAAACCCAGCGAAAACGAGATTCTTGCAATCTCTGATAAAACAAGTTTTCTGGCAAGTCAAACTCATGATTCCCAAAGGTGGCATAGTTCAACCCCAAGGCATTCATCACAGACACCATTTGTTGACCAGCCAAGGGTATACCATTAATTTTGGCAGTACCTAAAGCTGAGGGACTAAAAAAGTCACCAGCTAAGATAGTGTATGTGCGGGGATTGGCTTTGGAAAGTTGTTGTCTAATGGTAGCCACACGAGCCAAACCGCCACGAGTCCCGCCCTCGACTGGGGTAATTTCGTAGATATCGTTGAGTTGCAGCAAATTAATTTTGACAACTTCTGCTAGGACAGGAGTGGCTAAAGTGACCGTAGCTAGCACCGATAAAACTATGCTGCATCCCTGGTGAATAAGTTTCATATTGAGCTAAAAAACTTGATTTGCCGGAACTGATTTTAAAGGGTTCATTGTCGGTAAAGGGCAAATTTTCAGCCAAAATTTAGAACTTAGTCAGAATACCTAAGACTTGAGTAGTATTTACTGCTGATTCTAGTAAGATTTGCGGTATTGTAAATACGGTTTGAATAATTGCACAAATTGACTGGGTAGACAAAACAAAATTAGTAACGTTCAGGAGAGTTGCAACTATATGGAAGTTACAGTCGGTTTACCCCCTATTTACGCAGATGCGCCAGTTGATCTGGCATCTGCCCAAGTTATTGCTTCATTTCCAGTTAACACTTTTTTAGAGAATCTAGCGATCGCTCCCGATGGCACTATTTTTATCACCAATCATGAAGTCGGGCAAATCGTGCGGATTGATCCTGATGGTAGCCAGCAAATTCATGCCAGTGTTGCTGGTAAAGTCAGTGGTATAGCCTTCACAAGCAACGGGGGACTAGTAGTGCCTGGGTGGAATACTGACTCGGTAGCTGTAGTATTTCAGATCGCCCCTGATGGTTCAGTAGAAACCTTATTAACCTTGCCAGATGCAATATTTCTCAACGGTATGACACCCATATCAGAAAATCGCTATTTAATTGCTGACTCTTATCGCGGGGCAATCTGGCTACTTGATATCGCTCAACGGAGTGCTTCAATTTGGCTAGAACATCCTCTGCTGGCTCGGAGAACCTCAGACAGCAACATTCCTGCGGCTAATGGGATTAAGCATTTTCAAGGGAACATTTACGTTTCCAACACTGATAAAATGCTGCTGTTGCGAATTCCTGTAGATACACTCGGTCAATCCGGTGAGCCAGAAATCTTTGTGGAACACACTAATATCGATGATTTTGCCTTCGATGTGGAGGGAAATCTGTACGGTGCTACTCACATATATAACAGTGTAATACGTATTACCCCTGATGGCAAGACAACTGTTATTGCTCAAGCCGAGCAAAATGTCATTGGCAGTACGGCGATCGCTTTCGGTCAGCAAGAGAGCGATGGACTACACTCCGTTGGAGGCGATCGCACTAGTATTTATGTAGTAACAAATGGGGGGATGTTTTTGCCCCCACCTACAGGTGTAGTTCCCGCAACAGTTGTCAAATTGAGTGTGGGGAAACAGGGATATCCCATAACAGCGATCTAAGTAATCACTGAGATTTATATACAACTGATGGAGATGGAACAAAACGAGCAATCCGTCACGGTAGTGATTTCACAGCTTGTTAAACCCGGCTGTGAACAAGCTTACGAAGCTTGGGTCAAAGATATTGTGAGTATGTCCAGGACTTATACAGGTCATATGGGGACAAATGTGATTCGTCCTCAATCTGGTATCCGCAGCGAATATGTAATTATCTTCCGATTTGACCACTATGAAAATTTAAAAGTCTGGATGGAATCAGGCGATCGTCAACACTTGCTTAATCAGGGTAAACACTTAGTAGAATCTGACCCCCATGTCCAGCAAATTAGCGGCTTAGAAGCTTGGTTTTCCCTTCCTGGTAAACCTTTAAAAACACCACCCCGCTATAAAACTGCCTTACTAACCTGGGCAGTAGTGTTTGTCTTAATTAATCTTCTCGGTACTCTTCTGCGACCCCTACTTAGTAGCTTATCACCATTACTTGCATCTGTGATTACCTCTGGGATTATGGTCGTACTTTTAACCTATGTTGTGATGCCCAGAGTCAGCCGTTTATTTAGTCGGTGGCTATATGGGAAATAGTTAAGATAATTCGTAATTCGTAATTCGTAATACCGCTACGCCGAAGCAAGCTACGTAATTCTTGCCAAAGGCGAGAAGTAGTATGTTAGTAGGTTGGGTGGAGGCTTTGCGTAACCCAACATGATCTGAGGAACCCAATGTATATCTTGGTGTTGGGTGAAGCTACTGCTACAGCCAACCTACAATTTTATTGCCACATTTTAGCCTAGACACGCCACTAGTTTGAGTTTTTAGCCTTAACTGAACCGGATTGAGGTTTAATTCTCATTAAACATGAATCATAGCGTTTCCCAGTTGAGTGAGGTACATATTTTTAGTCAACAGAGGCTACCCGCATTTCTCACAAGCTGTAGGGGTGGGTTAATACAGTTATCAGTTATCAGTTATCAGTTAACGCTGATTCAATTATCTTGACTGATAACTGTTCACTGTTAAAGTGGGAGACTTAAACCCAATTATCTTGACTGATAACTGTTTACTGATAACTGATAACTGATTTAACCCCCCCTACGACCTCTGGACTAGAAAAGCTGTACTTCATCGGCATGAAAATCGCTATATTACTGATCATGGAATTTAGTAATAATTTTTCTTTCGCCAGAGTCACAAAGACGGAATCAGCTACTTATAATTGAGAAACTAACTCATACAATTTATTTTTTTGCACCTAATTGCATAAATTGATGTGAAAGAGATGAGAAGTAATTACGCCAATTGTGGAAGATAAATATTCCATAAAATATCAAATTTATTTACCCCATTTTAGGGGTATGAGGTAACACTTATGATTCATCACATATCTATTTCTGTAGAAAACCCCCAGCACGTTGCTCAAGTCCTGGCAGAAGTATTAAATGGACAAGCTTATCCATTTTTTCCTCATCCAGGTAGCTATATGGTTTTTCCGATGGATGAATATGGCACTGGCATTGAAGTGTATCCTTTAAAAACTCAGCTAAAGCCGGGTGAAAGTGATAGTCCGTGTCAATTTGTTGAAGCTACTAGTGCTTCTGGATTTACTGCTACTCATGCGGCTATCTCTGTTGCAACTACGCAAGAAAAAATCGAAGAAATTGGCAGACGAGAAGGTTGGAGAGTAGTCCGTTGCAACCGTGATTCCTTTTTTGATGTGATGGAATTTTGGTTAGAAAACAAAATCATGATTGAACTATTAACACCAGAAATGTCAGCGCAATATATAGCAGTTACACGTCCTGAAAATTTGCAACAAGCATTTGCGGCTTAACTCTATAGTTTTCGTCGTAATTATTCGGTGGGCAATGCCCACCTAAATCTTTCATCAAGTTAAAATCGCCCCACCCATCAATTTTTCATAGCGATATTTCAACTCGGCTTTCATCAATAGCCAACGCTCTAAACTTGCATCCATTTCTATTACTTTCTCTGCTGCTTGTCGAGCTAAGATTAAAATTTCTTCATCTTCTACTAAACTAGCCAAGGTAAAATCAGGCACACCAGATTGGCGAGTTCCTAGCACCTCCCCAGGCCCACGAAAACGCATATCCATTTCGGAGATGAAAAAGCCATCTTGGGACTGTTCCAATACCTTCAGACGTTGTTGTGCATCAGGGCTGCGCGAACTACTCATCAACAAACAGTACGACTGCGCTGCACCTCGTCCCACCCGTCCCCGTAATTGGTGTAATTGTGATAAGCCAAAGCGTTCGGCATTTTCAATGAGCATGACAGTAGCATTAGGTACGTCTACACCAACCTCAACTACAGTTGTCGATACTAAA
Coding sequences within it:
- a CDS encoding bifunctional UDP-sugar hydrolase/5'-nucleotidase; this translates as MLATVTLATPVLAEVVKINLLQLNDIYEITPVEGGTRGGLARVATIRQQLSKANPRTYTILAGDFFSPSALGTAKINGIPLAGQQMVSVMNALGLNYATFGNHEFDLPENLFYQRLQESRFRWVSSNVSDSQGQPFKSVPRNIIFNVKGDRGTVVKIGLIGVTLDSNKPKYVSYTDPITTVQQQVQALQGKVDIIVAISHLTIADDHRLAETVPEIDIILGGHEHENIQQWRGRDFTPIFKADANARTVYVHQLSYDTTKRQLQINSRLIPVTDKIPEEPKTATIVKEWLERGYQAFRANGFEPNQEITKISFSLDGLESSVRNKSTKLTDLIATAMLEEVPEADLAVFNGGSIRVDDVIPPGPITQYDVIRILPFGGKVVAVEINGALLKRVLDQGQVNRGSGGYLQTAKVSLEANSGNWLINNQPLDPQKTYKVATSDFLVSGKEKGLDFLNLQQSGIKLIAEKRDIRFAVIDELKKPASTKGLKLPSSSLPPDPVRLPCIHKSDVK
- a CDS encoding SMP-30/gluconolactonase/LRE family protein, with translation MEVTVGLPPIYADAPVDLASAQVIASFPVNTFLENLAIAPDGTIFITNHEVGQIVRIDPDGSQQIHASVAGKVSGIAFTSNGGLVVPGWNTDSVAVVFQIAPDGSVETLLTLPDAIFLNGMTPISENRYLIADSYRGAIWLLDIAQRSASIWLEHPLLARRTSDSNIPAANGIKHFQGNIYVSNTDKMLLLRIPVDTLGQSGEPEIFVEHTNIDDFAFDVEGNLYGATHIYNSVIRITPDGKTTVIAQAEQNVIGSTAIAFGQQESDGLHSVGGDRTSIYVVTNGGMFLPPPTGVVPATVVKLSVGKQGYPITAI
- a CDS encoding antibiotic biosynthesis monooxygenase translates to MEQNEQSVTVVISQLVKPGCEQAYEAWVKDIVSMSRTYTGHMGTNVIRPQSGIRSEYVIIFRFDHYENLKVWMESGDRQHLLNQGKHLVESDPHVQQISGLEAWFSLPGKPLKTPPRYKTALLTWAVVFVLINLLGTLLRPLLSSLSPLLASVITSGIMVVLLTYVVMPRVSRLFSRWLYGK